TGATTTAGATTATGTAACTTCAGGCGGAAGAAATAAAATAATAAATTATGCTATGTCTAATTCTTTAGGTTTTGGAGGGCATAATGCAGTAATATTATTAAAAAAATGGGGTGAGTAATAAATGGATTTTAAAGGCATAGAAAATTTAATAAAAGCTATGAGTGAGTCAAATTTATCTTCTATGGATATAGAATATAATGGTATGGCTATAAAAATGAAAAAAGAAAATAATAAAATTTATAAACAGGAAATTATAGCTGAAGGGTACGAAAAAGAAAACAAAGATAGCATTGTAGAGGAAAGAAAGCTAGATTTATTAAATGATAAAGAGAAAGCAGATATAGACATTGAAAATAATCTTATAGAAATAGCATCACCTATAGTTGGAACTTTTTATGAATCACCAGGAATGGATAAAGAACCTTATGTTAAAGTAGGAGATAAGGTTAAAAAAGGAGATATAATTTGTATAGTAGAAGCTATGAAAGTTATGAATGAAATAGAAGCGGAAGTAGATGGAGAAATAGTAGATATATTGGTTAAAAATGAACAAATGGTTCAATATGGAGAAGTTTTATTTAAAATAAAGCCACTATAATGAAAAAGGAGAAATTTTAATGGAGAAATTTTTAGATATAAATGAAATAAAAAAAATTATTCCTCATAGATATCCATTCTTATTAGTAGATAAAATAACTGAACTAGAAGAAGGAAAGATGGCTGTTGGATATAAAAATGTTACAGCTAATGAATACTTTTTTAATGGACATTTTCCAGAAGAGCCAGTAATGCCTGGAGTTTTAATTATAGAAGCATTAGCACAGGTTGGAGCTGTTGCTATCTTAAGTAAAGATGGATTCAAAGGTAAGATAGCTTACTTTGGAGGGATAAATAAGGCTAAGTTTAGAAAAAAAGTAATACCAGGAGATGTGTTAAAACTTAGTGTAGAGCTTACTAAAATAAAAGGTGTTGCAGGAGTTGGTAAAGCTATAGCTACTGTAGATGGTAAAGTAGCAGCAGAGGCTGAATTGTTATTTGTAATAGGAAAATAAATCTATAAAAATAGTGAGGGAGAAGATAGCAGTGTTTAAAAAAATACTTGTGGCTAATAGAGGCGAGATTGCAGTTAGAATAATTAGAGCCTGTAGAGAAATGGGAGTAGAAACTGTAGCTATATATTCAGAGGCGGATAAAGATGCTCTTCATGTTCAATTAGCAGATGAGGCAGTTTGCATAGGACCTCCTTCTTCAAAGGATAGTTATTTAAATATGTACAATATAATAAGTGCTACTGTATTAACAGGATCACAGGCTATCCATCCTGGTTTTGGATTTCTATCTGAGAATAGTAAATTTGCTAATATGTGTAAAGATTGTAATATAGTTTTTATAGGCCCAGATAGTGACACAATAGATAAGATGGGGAATAAATCTAATGCTAGAGATGTAATGATAAAAGCAGGAGTACCAGTTATTCCAGGTTCTAATGGAGTAATAAATGATGAAGAAGAAGCATTAAATATAGCTGAAGAAATAGGTTATCCAGTGATTGTTAAAGCCTCAGCAGGTGGTGGTGGACGTGGAATAAGAATTGTTCATTCCAAAGAAAATATGATAAAAGCTTTTAATACTGCAAAGTCTGAAGCTAAAGGAGCTTTTGGCGATGACAGTATGTATATAGAAAAATTTATAAAGAACCCAAGACATATAGAATTTCAAATATTGGGAGATAATTATGGTAATATAGTACATTTAGGAGAAAGAGATTGTTCGCTTCAAAGAAGAAATCAAAAGGTATTGGAAGAAGCTCCATCCCCTAGTATGAATGAAGAATTAAGAAGAAAGATGGGAGAGGCTGCTATAAAGGCAGCAAATGCTGTTGGGTATAAAAATGCTGGAACTATAGAATTTTTATTAGAT
Above is a window of Clostridium sporogenes DNA encoding:
- the accB gene encoding acetyl-CoA carboxylase biotin carboxyl carrier protein, coding for MDFKGIENLIKAMSESNLSSMDIEYNGMAIKMKKENNKIYKQEIIAEGYEKENKDSIVEERKLDLLNDKEKADIDIENNLIEIASPIVGTFYESPGMDKEPYVKVGDKVKKGDIICIVEAMKVMNEIEAEVDGEIVDILVKNEQMVQYGEVLFKIKPL
- the fabZ gene encoding 3-hydroxyacyl-ACP dehydratase FabZ, with amino-acid sequence MEKFLDINEIKKIIPHRYPFLLVDKITELEEGKMAVGYKNVTANEYFFNGHFPEEPVMPGVLIIEALAQVGAVAILSKDGFKGKIAYFGGINKAKFRKKVIPGDVLKLSVELTKIKGVAGVGKAIATVDGKVAAEAELLFVIGK
- a CDS encoding acetyl-CoA carboxylase biotin carboxylase subunit — its product is MFKKILVANRGEIAVRIIRACREMGVETVAIYSEADKDALHVQLADEAVCIGPPSSKDSYLNMYNIISATVLTGSQAIHPGFGFLSENSKFANMCKDCNIVFIGPDSDTIDKMGNKSNARDVMIKAGVPVIPGSNGVINDEEEALNIAEEIGYPVIVKASAGGGGRGIRIVHSKENMIKAFNTAKSEAKGAFGDDSMYIEKFIKNPRHIEFQILGDNYGNIVHLGERDCSLQRRNQKVLEEAPSPSMNEELRRKMGEAAIKAANAVGYKNAGTIEFLLDEDGSFYFMEMNTRIQVEHPITEMVTGIDILKEQIKIAYGEKLDIVQENIKIQGHAIECRINAEDYKNGFRPCPGKVENLYTPGGLGVRLDSSVYSGYTIPPYYDSMIGKLIAYGRDREEAIQIMKRALGEFIIEGVNTNIDFQFIILEDENFIKGEYTTKYIEKMLTDN